The following proteins are co-located in the Haloplanus sp. HW8-1 genome:
- a CDS encoding DUF6789 family protein: MATTTQSAHETGEPSGNWRAGVVGGSVGALVMGALVLAMNPPTLAVAIPSLYTLAPPPNPGLGMVVHVSHGAVLGVVFAALVGALDVERPTRLVGAGIAWGVATWIGLAALLMPLWLSAVGSPASPPFPNFAPPSLLWHGAYGAVLGAVYVATEDAL; encoded by the coding sequence ATGGCGACGACGACACAGTCAGCCCACGAGACCGGGGAACCGAGCGGCAACTGGCGGGCGGGCGTCGTCGGCGGGAGCGTCGGCGCACTCGTCATGGGTGCGCTCGTCCTGGCGATGAACCCGCCGACGCTAGCGGTGGCGATCCCGTCGCTCTATACGCTCGCACCGCCCCCGAACCCGGGGCTCGGGATGGTCGTCCACGTCTCGCACGGCGCGGTGCTTGGCGTGGTCTTCGCGGCGCTGGTCGGGGCACTGGACGTAGAACGGCCGACACGGCTCGTCGGCGCCGGCATCGCCTGGGGCGTCGCGACGTGGATCGGTCTCGCGGCGCTGCTCATGCCCCTCTGGCTGAGCGCTGTGGGATCGCCGGCGTCGCCCCCGTTTCCCAACTTCGCGCCGCCGTCGCTCCTGTGGCACGGCGCCTACGGCGCCGTGCTGGGCGCCGTCTACGTCGCGACCGAGGACGCACTCTGA
- a CDS encoding ATP-dependent DNA helicase: MADTAGHERFFPYESPYPNQREAMDRITNALARGQDVLLEGAPGTGKTLSALVPALAHAREEDRTVVITTNVHQQMRQFVEDARAIRTQEPIRAVVFKGKASMCHLDVGYEECRSLKETTRSLVDAERDRRELAERSEVLLDEVRAGEDGAAEARSAVVDELEGVEEEIAELEAANVCEHYRANLTRDTDAFHDWLFEDVRTPDEIYAYADERGLCGYELLKEGMEGIDLAVCNYHHLLDPSIREHFFRWLGRDPAEVITVFDEAHNVESAAREHATRTCSARTLEGALAELDEADDSRAGRAKNVLSAFLTGLETAVDDALGFGEREQVGENWHELGIANDDRRDDLTLAFLDAYEGEGIDAEIDLARQVGEALDEAYEEAYRRGETTTRKESATLQAAGFVADWMGQGTSLGRHPMAAVRRDAGTDEVYGRAELYTAIPRQVTEGLFDEVAASVLMSATLRPFDVLADVLGLSDPATLAYGLEYPEERRRTFAVEGPALFASDRDDPETQATVAETLGDVVRMTPGNALLFFPSYGEAERYHDLVDAPNAYLDEAGTPTEDLRQRFVDDDGAALFTSLWGTLGEGVSFDGDDARSVVVVGVPYPNLSERLGAVQDAYDRAYDDRRDPGWRYAVEIPTIRKTRQALGRVIRSPDDYGVRVLLDKRYTRAGRDMGKYGVRDAFPPEERDELIDVTPEKLKFATLNFFADLDAYDGDPPAP; encoded by the coding sequence GTGGCAGACACCGCGGGACACGAGCGGTTCTTTCCGTACGAATCGCCGTATCCGAACCAGCGCGAGGCGATGGACCGCATCACCAACGCGCTGGCTCGCGGCCAGGACGTGCTGCTCGAAGGCGCGCCGGGGACGGGCAAGACGCTGTCCGCGCTGGTGCCGGCCCTCGCCCACGCCCGCGAGGAGGACCGGACGGTCGTCATCACGACGAACGTCCACCAGCAGATGCGGCAGTTCGTCGAGGACGCCCGCGCCATCCGGACACAAGAGCCCATCCGGGCGGTCGTCTTCAAGGGCAAGGCCTCGATGTGCCACCTCGACGTGGGATACGAGGAGTGCCGGAGCCTCAAGGAGACCACCCGTTCGCTGGTCGACGCCGAGCGTGACCGCCGGGAACTCGCCGAGCGGAGCGAGGTCCTCCTCGACGAGGTACGAGCGGGCGAGGACGGGGCCGCCGAGGCCCGCTCGGCCGTCGTCGACGAACTCGAAGGGGTAGAAGAAGAGATCGCGGAGCTGGAGGCGGCCAACGTCTGTGAGCATTACCGCGCGAACCTCACGCGGGACACCGACGCGTTCCACGACTGGCTGTTCGAGGACGTGCGCACGCCCGATGAGATCTACGCCTACGCCGACGAGCGGGGGCTCTGTGGCTACGAACTCCTCAAGGAGGGGATGGAGGGGATCGACCTCGCAGTCTGTAACTACCACCACCTGCTCGATCCCTCGATCCGCGAGCATTTCTTCCGGTGGCTCGGGCGGGACCCCGCCGAGGTGATCACGGTCTTCGACGAGGCCCACAACGTCGAATCCGCGGCACGAGAGCACGCGACGCGGACGTGCTCGGCGCGCACCCTCGAGGGGGCGCTCGCCGAACTCGACGAGGCCGACGACTCCCGGGCCGGGCGGGCGAAGAACGTGCTCTCGGCGTTCCTGACCGGGCTCGAGACGGCGGTGGACGACGCCCTCGGCTTCGGGGAACGCGAACAGGTCGGCGAGAACTGGCACGAACTCGGGATCGCCAACGACGACCGGCGGGACGACCTCACGCTCGCCTTTCTCGACGCCTACGAGGGCGAGGGGATCGACGCGGAGATCGATCTCGCGCGACAGGTGGGGGAGGCGCTCGACGAGGCGTACGAGGAGGCCTATCGTCGGGGCGAGACGACCACCCGAAAGGAGTCCGCGACCCTGCAGGCGGCCGGCTTCGTCGCCGACTGGATGGGCCAGGGGACGAGTCTGGGGCGCCACCCGATGGCCGCGGTGCGTCGCGACGCGGGCACCGACGAGGTGTACGGCCGGGCGGAACTCTACACCGCGATCCCGCGACAGGTGACCGAGGGGCTGTTCGACGAGGTGGCCGCGAGCGTGCTAATGAGCGCGACGCTCCGGCCGTTCGACGTACTCGCGGACGTCCTGGGGCTGTCGGACCCGGCGACGCTCGCCTACGGCCTGGAGTACCCCGAGGAGCGCCGGCGGACCTTCGCCGTCGAGGGGCCGGCCCTGTTCGCCAGCGACCGGGACGACCCCGAGACGCAGGCGACGGTGGCCGAGACGCTCGGCGACGTCGTCCGCATGACTCCGGGGAACGCGCTCCTGTTTTTCCCCTCCTACGGCGAGGCCGAACGGTACCACGACCTGGTCGACGCCCCGAACGCCTACCTCGACGAGGCGGGGACGCCCACGGAGGACCTCCGACAACGGTTCGTCGACGACGACGGGGCCGCCCTGTTCACGTCGCTGTGGGGCACCCTCGGCGAGGGGGTGAGTTTCGACGGCGACGACGCCCGGAGCGTCGTCGTCGTCGGCGTCCCCTACCCGAATCTCTCGGAGCGACTTGGGGCAGTCCAGGACGCCTACGACCGGGCGTACGACGACCGGCGGGACCCGGGGTGGCGCTACGCCGTCGAGATTCCGACGATCCGCAAGACGCGACAGGCGCTCGGGCGGGTGATCCGCTCGCCGGACGACTACGGGGTGCGGGTCCTGCTCGACAAGCGCTACACGCGCGCCGGTCGTGACATGGGGAAGTACGGCGTCCGCGACGCGTTCCCGCCGGAGGAGCGGGACGAACTCATCGACGTGACGCCCGAGAAACTCAAGTTCGCGACGCTGAACTTCTTCGCGGACCTCGACGCCTACGACGGCGACCCGCCGGCGCCGTGA
- a CDS encoding ABC transporter ATP-binding protein — protein MTAIELDGVTKRFGDVTAVADLDLTVPEGEVFGFLGPNGAGKSTTINMLLDFVRPTSGEVRVLDMDAGQESVAVRRRTGVLPEGYDVYDRLTGRKHVEFAMRSKETADDPEAVLERVGIADAADRKAGDYSKGMRQRLVLGMALVGEPDLLILDEPSSGLDPGGAREMRDIVRSEADRGTTVFFSSHVLGQVEAVCDRVGIMRAGELVAEDSIEGLREAVDEGETLSITVDAANESELDGVRALGGVSSATADGETVTVACDPDAKTAVIAALEEAGVTVKDFQTEETSLEDLFLAYTEGEKGEVSA, from the coding sequence ATGACCGCAATCGAACTCGACGGCGTGACCAAACGGTTCGGCGACGTCACCGCCGTCGCCGACCTCGACCTCACGGTCCCCGAGGGCGAGGTGTTCGGCTTCCTCGGACCGAACGGGGCGGGGAAGTCGACGACCATCAACATGTTGCTCGATTTCGTCCGCCCGACGTCCGGCGAAGTGCGCGTCCTCGATATGGACGCCGGGCAGGAGAGTGTCGCAGTGCGACGGCGGACGGGCGTCCTCCCGGAGGGGTACGACGTCTACGACCGTCTCACGGGGCGCAAGCACGTCGAATTCGCCATGCGGTCGAAGGAAACCGCGGACGATCCCGAGGCGGTGCTCGAACGGGTGGGCATCGCGGACGCGGCCGACCGCAAGGCCGGTGACTACTCCAAGGGGATGCGCCAGCGACTCGTCCTCGGGATGGCGCTGGTGGGCGAGCCCGACCTGCTGATCCTCGACGAACCGTCCTCCGGACTGGATCCGGGCGGCGCCCGCGAGATGCGCGACATCGTCCGCTCGGAGGCCGACCGCGGCACGACGGTCTTTTTCTCCAGTCACGTGTTGGGACAGGTCGAGGCCGTCTGTGACCGCGTGGGGATCATGCGCGCGGGCGAACTCGTCGCCGAGGACAGCATCGAGGGGCTCCGCGAGGCCGTCGACGAGGGCGAGACCCTGTCGATCACCGTCGACGCGGCGAACGAGTCGGAACTCGACGGCGTGCGGGCACTCGGCGGCGTGAGCAGTGCGACCGCCGACGGCGAGACGGTGACCGTCGCCTGCGATCCCGACGCGAAGACGGCGGTCATCGCCGCACTGGAGGAGGCTGGCGTGACGGTCAAGGACTTCCAAACCGAGGAGACCTCCCTGGAGGACCTGTTTCTCGCGTACACCGAGGGCGAGAAAGGGGAGGTGTCGGCATGA
- a CDS encoding ABC transporter permease subunit → MTWSAVARKDFEDAIRSRWVAGLSALFVLLVSLAAYLVRPEPGETISSNAVLNSLVVRDALVTTLVPLLALVVAYKAVVGERESGSLKLLLSLPHSRADVVFGKVIGRAGAIAGPIAVGFLLPAVILLVAPPITFDAISYVGYTLLTAILGVVFVSIAVGFSAAASSSRRAVAGAIGIYFLFVPLWGAVRFPLQLYLGMGGGPSWLPLTGQQVLRMLTLINPTGSFKTVSNAFLQGGLFTQGDVNMQVSATLMLVLWILVPPLLGLLWFREADL, encoded by the coding sequence ATGACCTGGTCCGCCGTCGCGCGCAAGGACTTCGAGGACGCCATCCGGTCGCGGTGGGTGGCGGGCCTGTCGGCGCTGTTCGTGCTGCTGGTGTCGCTGGCGGCGTATCTCGTCCGGCCAGAGCCGGGTGAGACGATCAGTTCGAACGCCGTCCTCAACTCGCTGGTCGTCCGCGACGCACTGGTGACGACGCTCGTCCCGTTGCTGGCGCTCGTCGTCGCGTACAAGGCCGTCGTGGGCGAGCGGGAATCGGGGTCGCTGAAGCTCCTGCTCTCCCTGCCCCACTCGCGGGCCGACGTGGTGTTCGGGAAGGTGATCGGGCGGGCGGGCGCCATCGCTGGGCCCATCGCGGTCGGGTTTCTCCTGCCCGCGGTGATCCTCCTCGTCGCCCCACCCATCACCTTCGACGCGATCTCCTATGTCGGCTACACGCTGTTGACGGCGATCCTCGGTGTCGTCTTCGTCAGCATCGCGGTCGGCTTCTCGGCGGCCGCGTCGTCCAGTCGACGGGCCGTCGCCGGCGCCATCGGCATCTACTTCCTCTTCGTCCCGCTGTGGGGGGCCGTCAGATTCCCGCTCCAACTCTATCTCGGCATGGGCGGCGGGCCGTCGTGGCTCCCCCTGACGGGACAGCAGGTGTTGCGGATGCTGACGCTCATCAACCCGACGGGGTCGTTCAAGACCGTCTCGAACGCGTTCCTGCAGGGTGGCCTGTTCACCCAGGGCGACGTGAACATGCAGGTGTCGGCGACGCTGATGCTGGTACTGTGGATCCTCGTCCCGCCCCTGCTCGGCCTCCTGTGGTTCCGCGAGGCCGACCTGTAG
- a CDS encoding pyridoxal-phosphate-dependent aminotransferase family protein — protein MTKQREYTDDYPDKTLYIPGPTEVREDVTEAMSQPMFGHRMDRMTDLYTTIVEDTKDFLGTDNDVIVLTASGTAFWEASTLNLVEDRMLVPTCGSFSERHANVAERLGKDVDRLEYEWGAAVKPDDVRAAIESADADYDVVTCVMNESSTGVRNPIEEIGDVVAEYPDTYFVVDAVSALGGDYVDIDAHGIDVIFASTQKAFAMPPGLAVCVVSEDAYERELATDSASWYGGFQRCLDYYDRKGQTHSTPAIPVMLAYREQMTHMLEEGHRERARRHREMAEYTRDWAREHFDLFPEAGYESLTVSCIENTRGIDVAATIDAVAERYDMVFSNGYGAIGEETFRIGHMGEHTVESIRALTDAIEDVAGL, from the coding sequence ATGACGAAGCAACGCGAATACACGGACGACTACCCCGACAAGACCCTGTACATTCCCGGCCCGACCGAGGTGCGCGAGGACGTCACCGAGGCGATGAGCCAGCCGATGTTCGGCCACCGCATGGACCGGATGACCGATCTCTACACGACCATCGTCGAGGACACGAAGGACTTCCTCGGCACCGACAACGACGTGATCGTCCTCACCGCCTCCGGGACGGCGTTCTGGGAGGCGTCGACGCTCAACCTCGTCGAGGACCGGATGCTGGTCCCAACGTGTGGCAGTTTCAGCGAGCGTCACGCCAACGTGGCCGAGCGACTCGGCAAGGACGTCGATCGACTGGAGTACGAGTGGGGGGCGGCCGTCAAACCCGACGACGTCCGCGCGGCGATCGAGTCGGCCGACGCCGACTACGACGTCGTCACCTGCGTGATGAACGAGAGTTCGACCGGCGTCCGGAACCCGATCGAGGAGATCGGCGACGTCGTCGCCGAGTATCCGGACACCTACTTCGTCGTGGACGCGGTATCGGCGCTGGGCGGCGACTACGTCGACATCGACGCCCACGGGATCGACGTCATCTTCGCCTCGACCCAGAAGGCCTTCGCGATGCCCCCCGGCCTCGCGGTCTGTGTCGTCAGCGAGGACGCCTACGAGCGCGAACTCGCCACCGATTCGGCGTCGTGGTACGGCGGGTTCCAGCGCTGTCTGGACTACTACGACCGGAAGGGTCAGACCCACTCGACGCCGGCCATCCCCGTCATGCTGGCTTACCGCGAGCAGATGACACACATGCTGGAGGAGGGCCACCGCGAGCGGGCCCGCCGCCACCGCGAGATGGCCGAGTACACCCGCGACTGGGCGCGCGAGCACTTCGACCTCTTCCCCGAGGCGGGCTACGAGTCGCTGACGGTGAGCTGCATCGAGAACACGCGGGGCATCGACGTCGCGGCGACCATCGACGCCGTCGCCGAGCGGTACGACATGGTCTTCTCCAACGGCTACGGGGCGATCGGCGAGGAGACGTTCCGGATCGGTCACATGGGCGAACACACCGTCGAGAGCATCCGGGCGCTGACCGACGCCATCGAGGACGTCGCCGGCCTCTGA
- a CDS encoding O-acetylhomoserine aminocarboxypropyltransferase/cysteine synthase family protein, whose amino-acid sequence MTDGFHTRSLHAGGEPDPATGARALPIYQTTSYVFDDADDAAARFSLDVEDDIYSRFSNPTVRALERRLASLSGGTDAVATASGMAALDAATSILAEAGDNVVASADMYGGTSTYFSKMASRRGIEFRPVETLDYDAYAEAVDDDTAFVHVETLANPSLVTPDFERLADIAHEHGAPLFVDNTFATPYLCRPLEHGADVVWESTTKWIHGSGTTLGGILVDGGTFPWDHPDAEYPELAGENPAYGFDFTERFGDRAFAAAARYRSLRSLGNGQSPFDAWVTMQGLETLPLRMERHCENAEAVAAFLDDHPAVEWVAYPGLDTHETHENASEYLDGGYGGMITFGPADGFDAAKGLCETVELASFLANIGDAKTLVIHPASTTHSQLSEAEQRAAGVTPDMVRLSVGLEDAEDITADLDRGLR is encoded by the coding sequence ATGACCGACGGCTTTCACACCCGAAGCCTCCACGCCGGGGGGGAGCCGGATCCGGCGACGGGCGCGCGTGCGCTGCCCATCTACCAGACCACGTCGTACGTCTTCGACGACGCCGACGACGCCGCGGCGCGGTTCAGCCTCGACGTCGAGGACGACATCTACTCGCGGTTCTCGAACCCGACGGTGCGGGCCCTCGAACGCCGACTGGCCTCGCTCTCGGGCGGGACCGACGCCGTCGCCACCGCGTCGGGGATGGCCGCTCTCGACGCCGCGACGAGCATCCTCGCCGAGGCGGGCGACAACGTCGTCGCCTCGGCGGACATGTACGGCGGGACCAGCACGTACTTCTCGAAGATGGCCTCGCGCCGGGGAATCGAGTTCCGCCCCGTCGAGACGCTCGACTACGACGCGTACGCCGAGGCCGTCGACGACGACACCGCGTTCGTCCACGTCGAGACGCTCGCCAATCCGTCGCTGGTGACGCCGGACTTCGAGCGACTGGCCGACATCGCCCACGAGCACGGCGCCCCGCTTTTCGTCGACAACACCTTCGCCACGCCGTACCTGTGTCGGCCGCTCGAACACGGCGCCGACGTCGTCTGGGAGTCGACGACCAAGTGGATCCACGGCTCCGGCACCACGCTCGGGGGGATCCTCGTCGACGGCGGCACGTTCCCCTGGGACCACCCCGATGCCGAGTACCCCGAACTCGCGGGGGAGAACCCCGCCTACGGCTTCGATTTCACCGAGCGGTTCGGCGACCGGGCCTTCGCGGCCGCCGCGCGCTACCGCTCGCTGCGGAGCCTCGGCAACGGCCAGTCCCCGTTCGACGCCTGGGTCACGATGCAGGGTCTGGAGACGCTCCCGCTCCGGATGGAGCGCCACTGCGAGAACGCCGAGGCCGTCGCCGCGTTCCTCGACGACCACCCCGCGGTCGAGTGGGTGGCCTACCCCGGTCTCGACACACACGAGACCCACGAGAACGCGAGCGAGTATCTCGACGGCGGCTACGGCGGCATGATCACCTTCGGCCCCGCCGACGGCTTCGACGCCGCGAAGGGACTGTGTGAGACCGTCGAGTTGGCGAGTTTCCTCGCGAACATCGGCGACGCGAAGACGCTGGTGATCCACCCCGCATCGACCACCCACTCGCAGTTGAGCGAGGCCGAACAGCGGGCGGCGGGCGTCACGCCCGACATGGTCCGCCTCTCCGTAGGCTTAGAGGACGCCGAGGACATCACCGCCGACCTGGATCGAGGGCTGCGATGA
- the metX gene encoding homoserine O-acetyltransferase MetX, with product MTSVESGTRALGEFTFECGESIDDLQVAYEAYGDFEATEEGSNAVLICHALTGSQNVASAGVADTAGQARAWWNDIVGPGKAIDTTEYYVVCANVPGSCYGSSGPPAENPETGEPWGTDFPPVTIGDWTRAQRRLLDDLGVGRLHAVVGGSAGGMNVLDWAVQFPDDVARIVPVAAAARLDAQCLALDAIARRAITTDDDWQGGDYYGGETPTEGLALARQIGHVMYLSKTSMREKFGRRAAGRDAVRSFPADRAAAFFPYREVESYLDYQAEKFVDRFDPNTYLYLTRAMDDYDLSEGYEGDADALAAFEGETLLVSFTGDWHFTVAQSESLAEACRTAGVPVAHHVIESDHGHDAFLVEPEKVGPPLRDFLADGLTGRAIHDTAEDDEDDDEEDFAPVHNSLFGG from the coding sequence ATGACGTCGGTCGAGAGCGGCACGCGGGCCCTCGGGGAGTTCACCTTCGAATGCGGGGAGTCCATCGACGACCTGCAGGTCGCCTACGAGGCCTACGGCGACTTCGAGGCGACGGAGGAGGGGAGCAACGCCGTCCTGATCTGTCACGCGCTCACCGGCAGCCAGAACGTCGCCAGCGCCGGGGTAGCCGACACCGCGGGCCAGGCGCGGGCGTGGTGGAACGACATCGTCGGCCCCGGCAAGGCCATCGACACCACGGAGTATTACGTCGTCTGTGCGAACGTCCCCGGGTCCTGTTATGGCTCGTCGGGGCCGCCCGCGGAGAACCCCGAGACGGGCGAGCCGTGGGGCACCGACTTCCCGCCCGTGACGATCGGCGACTGGACACGGGCCCAGCGACGCCTGCTCGACGACCTGGGCGTGGGGCGTCTGCACGCCGTCGTCGGCGGGAGCGCCGGCGGCATGAACGTCCTCGACTGGGCGGTGCAGTTCCCCGACGACGTGGCGCGGATCGTCCCCGTCGCCGCGGCGGCGCGTCTCGACGCCCAGTGTCTCGCCCTCGACGCCATCGCCCGCCGGGCCATCACCACCGACGACGACTGGCAGGGCGGGGATTACTACGGCGGCGAGACGCCGACGGAGGGCCTCGCGCTCGCCAGACAGATCGGCCACGTGATGTACCTCTCGAAGACGTCGATGCGCGAGAAGTTCGGCCGCCGGGCGGCCGGCCGGGACGCCGTGCGCTCCTTCCCCGCCGATCGCGCCGCCGCCTTCTTCCCGTATCGAGAGGTCGAGTCCTACCTCGACTACCAGGCCGAGAAGTTCGTCGATCGGTTCGATCCCAACACCTACCTCTACCTCACCCGCGCGATGGACGACTACGACCTCAGCGAGGGGTACGAGGGGGACGCCGACGCCCTCGCCGCCTTCGAGGGCGAGACGCTGCTCGTGTCCTTCACCGGCGACTGGCATTTCACCGTCGCCCAGTCCGAGTCGCTGGCCGAGGCCTGCCGGACGGCGGGGGTCCCCGTCGCCCACCACGTGATCGAGTCGGACCACGGCCACGACGCCTTCCTCGTCGAACCCGAGAAGGTCGGCCCGCCGCTCCGTGACTTCCTCGCGGACGGCCTGACGGGGCGTGCCATCCACGACACCGCCGAGGACGACGAGGACGACGACGAGGAGGACTTCGCGCCCGTCCACAACTCGCTGTTCGGCGGGTGA
- a CDS encoding O-acetylhomoserine aminocarboxypropyltransferase/cysteine synthase family protein produces the protein MADDEDGPGFHTRSLHAGQEPDPSTGARAPPIFQTTSYVFDDADDAAGQFALEKEGHIYSRLMNPTVGTLQERLASLEGGVGAAATASGMAALDLATFLLAEAGDNIVTASALYGGTYTYLTHSVERRGITTRFVDTLDYDAYAEAIDEDTAYVHLETIGNPALITPDIERIADIAHENGVPLFVDNTFATPYLCRPLEHGADLVWDSTTKWLHGSGSTVGGVLVDGGTFDWGEYAEDYPEIGQSNPAYHGVNFHETFAPAGFTYAAIARGLRDLGNTQSPFDAWVTLQKLESFPMRMDRHCENAMAVAEFLDDHPAVAWVNYPGLESHETHATASEYLDGGYGGMITFGLSAGYEAAKGTVNNVELASLLANVGDAKTLVIHPASTTHQQLTDEEQEAAGVTPDMVRLSVGLEDVEDIVADLDRAIDAAT, from the coding sequence ATGGCAGACGACGAAGATGGACCCGGATTCCACACGCGAAGTTTGCACGCCGGCCAGGAGCCAGACCCCTCGACCGGTGCGCGCGCGCCGCCGATCTTCCAGACCACGTCGTACGTCTTCGACGACGCCGACGACGCCGCCGGGCAGTTCGCCCTCGAGAAGGAGGGTCACATCTACTCGCGGCTGATGAACCCCACCGTGGGCACCCTCCAGGAGCGGCTGGCCTCGCTGGAGGGTGGCGTCGGCGCCGCCGCCACCGCCTCGGGCATGGCCGCACTCGACCTCGCGACCTTCCTGCTCGCCGAGGCGGGGGACAACATCGTCACCGCGTCGGCGCTGTACGGGGGGACCTACACGTATCTGACCCACTCCGTCGAGCGCCGCGGAATCACGACCCGGTTCGTCGACACCCTCGATTACGACGCCTACGCCGAGGCCATCGACGAGGACACCGCGTACGTCCACCTCGAAACGATCGGCAACCCCGCCCTGATCACGCCGGACATCGAACGGATCGCGGACATCGCCCACGAGAACGGCGTCCCGCTGTTCGTCGACAACACGTTCGCCACGCCGTACCTGTGTCGGCCGCTCGAACACGGCGCGGATCTCGTCTGGGACTCGACGACCAAGTGGCTCCACGGGTCAGGGTCGACCGTCGGCGGCGTCCTCGTCGACGGCGGCACCTTCGACTGGGGCGAGTACGCCGAGGACTACCCCGAAATCGGGCAGTCGAACCCCGCCTACCACGGCGTCAACTTCCACGAGACGTTCGCCCCCGCGGGCTTCACCTACGCGGCCATCGCCCGCGGCCTGCGCGACCTCGGCAACACCCAGTCGCCGTTCGACGCCTGGGTCACCCTCCAGAAACTCGAATCGTTCCCGATGCGGATGGACCGCCACTGCGAGAACGCGATGGCCGTCGCGGAGTTCCTCGACGACCATCCCGCGGTCGCGTGGGTGAACTACCCCGGCCTCGAATCGCACGAGACCCACGCGACGGCGAGCGAGTACCTCGACGGCGGCTACGGTGGCATGATCACGTTCGGTCTCTCGGCCGGCTACGAGGCCGCGAAGGGCACCGTGAACAACGTCGAACTCGCCTCCCTGCTGGCGAACGTGGGCGACGCGAAGACGCTCGTCATCCACCCCGCCTCGACCACCCACCAGCAGTTGACCGACGAGGAACAGGAAGCGGCGGGTGTCACGCCCGACATGGTCCGCCTCTCGGTGGGCCTGGAGGACGTCGAGGACATCGTCGCCGACCTGGATCGGGCCATCGACGCCGCGACGTAG
- the serB gene encoding phosphoserine phosphatase SerB: protein MRLVAFDFDGTLSDSEMTVLLGEQCGVADRMADVTERAMNDELSYAESLRERAALLEGLAIDRADEAFGRVRLRSGAADLLARLNDAGHHTAILTGGFERGVERALAREGVEVDTVVANRLPASGDRLTGAVEGPLIEGTKDEALETLAADRDLPLSRTVAVGDGANDLPMLEVAGLAVGFLPKPAVRPACDVVVASMDRLERVFEERGLLG, encoded by the coding sequence CGGTCCTGCTCGGCGAGCAGTGTGGCGTGGCCGACCGCATGGCTGACGTTACCGAACGAGCGATGAACGACGAACTCAGCTACGCGGAGAGCCTGCGCGAACGCGCCGCGCTGCTGGAGGGGTTGGCGATCGACCGCGCCGACGAGGCGTTCGGTCGGGTGCGCCTCCGCTCGGGCGCGGCCGACCTGCTCGCCCGTCTGAACGACGCCGGCCACCACACGGCCATCCTCACCGGCGGGTTCGAACGCGGCGTCGAGCGCGCCCTCGCGCGGGAGGGAGTTGAGGTGGACACCGTCGTCGCCAACCGACTCCCCGCGAGCGGTGATCGCCTCACCGGCGCTGTCGAGGGGCCGCTGATCGAGGGCACGAAAGACGAGGCACTGGAGACGCTGGCCGCCGACCGTGACCTGCCGCTGTCGCGGACCGTCGCCGTCGGCGACGGCGCCAACGACCTCCCGATGCTCGAAGTCGCCGGCCTCGCCGTCGGCTTCCTCCCCAAGCCCGCGGTGCGGCCGGCCTGCGACGTGGTGGTGGCGTCGATGGATCGGCTGGAACGGGTGTTCGAGGAGCGCGGCCTGCTCGGGTGA